In Crinalium epipsammum PCC 9333, the following are encoded in one genomic region:
- a CDS encoding aminotransferase class V-fold PLP-dependent enzyme, which yields MINVSSAQSLLSHRQQFPALANKAYFNYGGQGPLPQAALEAIHQTYDYIQSIGPFGLEVNRWVTQEVKKTREAIASELGVSPDTITITENVTVGCNIPLWGMDWQAGDHVLLSDCEHPGVIATLQEIQRRFGIEVSTFELMDTLNQGDPVAAVTKHLRSNTRLVVLSHILWNTGQVLPLAEIAASVRNYYNNSKPAKILVDAAQSVGVLPLNLSQLGIDFYAFTGHKWWCGSEGVGGLYVKPDSENQASLNPTFIGWRSIIMNQSGFPAGWQQDGRRFEVATSAVPLYAGLRSAIATHQQWGTNQERYQQILDLSKYLWQKLTQLPEVNCLKTSPPESGLVSFQIQDKSHAKLVQFLESQKILIRQIRDPDCVRASVHYLTLPSEIDQLVVAIQQYCSQKISN from the coding sequence ATGATAAATGTTTCTTCGGCGCAATCGCTGCTATCTCATCGGCAGCAGTTTCCAGCTTTAGCTAATAAGGCTTATTTCAATTACGGAGGGCAAGGACCCCTGCCTCAAGCAGCATTAGAGGCTATCCACCAGACTTATGATTATATTCAGAGTATAGGACCATTTGGTTTAGAGGTAAATCGTTGGGTTACACAGGAGGTTAAAAAAACACGGGAGGCGATCGCATCAGAACTCGGTGTTTCTCCTGATACGATTACAATTACTGAAAATGTTACTGTTGGGTGCAACATTCCTCTTTGGGGTATGGACTGGCAAGCTGGCGATCATGTATTACTCTCTGATTGCGAACATCCAGGCGTGATTGCAACTTTGCAAGAAATTCAACGACGCTTTGGGATAGAAGTATCTACTTTTGAATTGATGGATACTTTAAATCAAGGTGATCCTGTAGCAGCAGTAACGAAGCATCTTAGATCTAATACTCGACTTGTAGTGTTAAGCCATATTCTCTGGAATACTGGACAAGTATTGCCACTTGCTGAAATTGCTGCTTCAGTACGCAACTATTACAACAATAGTAAACCTGCAAAAATTTTAGTAGACGCTGCTCAATCTGTTGGCGTACTACCTTTAAATTTAAGTCAGTTAGGTATTGACTTTTATGCCTTTACTGGTCATAAGTGGTGGTGTGGATCAGAAGGTGTCGGTGGTCTTTATGTTAAACCTGATAGTGAAAATCAGGCATCGCTTAACCCTACTTTCATTGGTTGGCGTAGCATTATTATGAATCAATCTGGTTTTCCCGCAGGTTGGCAACAAGACGGACGCAGGTTTGAGGTAGCAACATCAGCAGTACCGTTATATGCTGGATTACGAAGTGCGATCGCTACTCATCAACAATGGGGGACAAATCAAGAACGTTATCAACAAATTCTTGACTTGAGTAAGTACCTTTGGCAAAAATTAACCCAACTTCCTGAAGTTAACTGTTTAAAAACGTCACCACCAGAATCAGGTCTTGTTTCTTTTCAAATTCAAGATAAATCCCACGCTAAATTAGTACAGTTTTTAGAATCACAAAAAATCCTGATCCGACAAATTCGTGATCCAGATTGTGTTCGCGCCAGCGTTCACTACTTAACATTACCCTCAGAAATTGACCAACTCGTTGTAGCAATTCAGCAGTATTGCTCTCAAAAAATTAGCAATTAG
- the ahcY gene encoding adenosylhomocysteinase, whose amino-acid sequence MTATTTKQKHEVKDLSLAPIGKQRIEWAGREMPVLKQIRDRFEKEKPFAGIRLIACCHVTTETAHLAIALKAGGADAILIASNPLSTQDDVAACLVADYGIPVFAIKGEDNDTYHRHVQTALDHRPNIIIDDGSDVVATLIQERQHQIADLIGTTEETTTGIVRLRAMHRDGVLTFPAVNVNDADTKHFFDNRYGTGQSTLDGVIRATNVLLAGKTVVVAGYGWCGKGTAMRARGLGANIIVTEIDPTKAIEAVMDGFRVMPMAEAAPLGDLFITVTGNKHVIRGEHFDVMKDGAMVCNSGHFDIEIDLKALAGKATEVKQVRNFTQEYRLPSGKSVVVLGEGRLINLAAAEGHPSAVMDMSFANQALACEYLVTNKGKLEPGLHSIPVDVDKEIARLKLQAMGISLDSLTPDQIEYTNSWTAGT is encoded by the coding sequence ATGACCGCAACCACCACTAAGCAAAAGCACGAAGTAAAAGATTTATCCCTTGCACCTATAGGTAAACAACGGATTGAATGGGCAGGACGAGAAATGCCCGTATTAAAACAAATACGCGATCGCTTTGAAAAAGAAAAGCCATTTGCGGGTATTCGCTTAATTGCCTGTTGCCACGTTACTACAGAAACAGCACATTTAGCGATCGCCCTCAAAGCAGGTGGCGCAGATGCCATCTTAATTGCCAGCAACCCCCTTTCCACCCAAGATGACGTTGCTGCTTGCTTAGTCGCTGACTACGGCATTCCCGTATTTGCCATCAAAGGTGAAGACAACGACACTTATCACCGTCACGTTCAAACAGCACTCGACCACCGCCCTAACATTATTATTGATGACGGTAGTGATGTAGTTGCTACCTTAATTCAAGAACGTCAACACCAAATTGCTGATTTAATCGGTACAACCGAAGAAACCACCACAGGTATTGTCCGCCTACGTGCTATGCACAGAGACGGCGTATTAACATTTCCCGCCGTTAACGTCAACGACGCGGACACCAAGCATTTCTTTGATAACCGCTACGGTACAGGTCAATCTACCCTCGATGGCGTAATCCGTGCTACCAACGTACTACTAGCAGGTAAAACCGTAGTTGTAGCAGGTTACGGTTGGTGCGGTAAAGGTACAGCAATGCGGGCGCGGGGACTTGGCGCTAACATAATTGTTACCGAAATTGACCCCACCAAAGCCATTGAAGCAGTTATGGACGGCTTCCGCGTTATGCCAATGGCAGAAGCAGCACCTCTAGGTGACTTGTTTATTACCGTTACAGGTAACAAGCACGTCATTCGCGGCGAACACTTCGACGTGATGAAAGACGGTGCAATGGTTTGTAACTCCGGTCACTTTGATATTGAAATTGACCTGAAAGCACTAGCTGGAAAAGCAACCGAAGTTAAGCAAGTACGCAACTTCACCCAAGAATACCGTTTGCCAAGTGGTAAATCTGTTGTTGTACTAGGTGAAGGCAGACTGATTAACCTAGCAGCAGCAGAAGGACATCCTAGTGCAGTTATGGATATGAGTTTTGCTAACCAAGCTTTAGCTTGCGAATATCTCGTTACCAATAAAGGTAAACTTGAACCAGGATTACATTCTATTCCTGTTGATGTTGACAAAGAAATTGCTCGTTTGAAGTTGCAAGCAATGGGAATTAGTCTTGATAGCTTGACACCAGATCAAATTGAGTACACTAACTCTTGGACTGCTGGTACTTAA
- a CDS encoding CobW family GTP-binding protein codes for MKSHSHHMIPKRGMPVTIITGFLGSGKTTLLNHILNNNHNLKVAVLVNEFGDINIDSQLLMSMDEDMVELSNGCICCTINDGLVDAVCRVLERSDRIDYMVIETTGVADPLPIILTFVGTELRELTRLDSIITVVDAETFTPDHFDSEAALKQIAYGDITILNKTDLASSKKVKELEDYIGTVKVGARIIHGQHGQVPLPLILDVDYNNPSEYADLIQSEIQQTEQDHHHHHHHHDDCTHHPHEHHHHHSAHLDNDGFVSISFESDRPFDLKKFEMFLQEHLPKNVFRAKGILWFTESDLRHIFQLSGPRFDLQGEEWRTPPKNQLVFIGRNLNANVLRQQLKDCIA; via the coding sequence ATGAAGAGTCACTCACACCATATGATTCCCAAACGGGGAATGCCTGTCACCATCATCACTGGTTTTTTAGGCAGTGGTAAAACAACTCTGCTCAATCATATTTTGAATAATAATCATAATTTGAAAGTTGCAGTTTTAGTTAATGAGTTTGGCGACATTAACATCGACAGTCAATTGTTAATGTCGATGGATGAAGACATGGTAGAACTCAGTAATGGCTGTATTTGTTGCACGATTAATGATGGGCTAGTTGATGCCGTTTGTCGAGTTCTAGAACGCAGCGATCGCATAGATTATATGGTGATTGAAACTACTGGTGTTGCTGACCCATTGCCCATTATCTTGACATTTGTGGGAACCGAACTGCGTGAATTAACTCGGCTAGATTCGATTATTACTGTTGTTGATGCCGAAACCTTTACCCCAGATCATTTCGATAGCGAAGCGGCACTCAAGCAAATTGCCTATGGGGATATCACGATTTTGAATAAAACTGATTTAGCTTCTTCCAAAAAAGTAAAAGAATTGGAAGACTACATTGGCACTGTAAAAGTAGGAGCTAGAATTATTCATGGTCAACATGGTCAAGTACCACTGCCGCTAATTTTGGACGTAGACTATAACAATCCAAGCGAATATGCAGATTTAATTCAGTCAGAAATTCAGCAAACTGAGCAAGATCATCACCACCACCATCATCATCACGACGATTGCACCCATCATCCCCATGAACATCACCATCACCATTCCGCACATCTGGATAATGATGGATTTGTGTCAATTTCCTTTGAAAGCGATCGCCCCTTTGATCTGAAAAAGTTTGAAATGTTCTTGCAAGAACATTTACCCAAAAACGTTTTTAGAGCAAAAGGAATTCTTTGGTTCACTGAAAGCGACTTACGCCACATCTTTCAACTCAGTGGTCCCCGCTTTGACTTACAAGGGGAAGAATGGCGCACTCCCCCTAAAAACCAACTTGTATTTATTGGGCGCAACTTAAATGCCAATGTGCTTCGGCAGCAGTTAAAAGACTGCATTGCCTGA
- a CDS encoding FAD/NAD(P)-binding protein has product MFNSVLPLPEFIDLAIVGAGPHALALVAHLLQKKKSMRGRFLVFDPSGTWMSQWNHQFAALEIPHLRSPAVHQPDPDPHALRTFGASRPNELFPPYDLPGTRLFQDFCQEVIRRSALQSCVYPAQVVRIEPLKNYRRPRFCLELSNGQILVARRVVIANGGGRPHFPDWVGKIPKNYPPERLLHSHTIDLRNLKLQGERVLIIGGGLTSGHLAVGAISRGAQVLLMSRRTVYGKLFDADPGWLGPKYLKGFSAEPDWYVRSAMIQQARNGGSMTPAMLTQLRRNERDGRVVFYEQCQVSQAKWNGNSWQVYCDNPAIHECIHHQNIDRIWLATGSQIDATNHPLLKDVLDTYPTEIVNGLPVLDEYLRFSGCELFVMGGLAALRVGPTARNLSGARMASDRIVPALTKSSISRV; this is encoded by the coding sequence ATGTTCAATTCTGTATTGCCTTTACCAGAGTTTATTGACCTTGCGATTGTGGGAGCAGGTCCTCATGCCCTAGCACTGGTAGCCCACTTACTGCAAAAGAAAAAGTCGATGCGCGGACGTTTCCTGGTTTTCGACCCTAGTGGTACTTGGATGAGTCAATGGAATCATCAGTTTGCGGCATTAGAGATTCCTCATCTCAGGTCGCCTGCGGTACACCAACCCGACCCCGATCCTCATGCGCTTCGTACCTTTGGTGCATCCCGCCCTAACGAATTATTCCCACCCTACGATTTGCCAGGGACTCGGCTGTTTCAAGATTTTTGTCAGGAAGTAATTCGTCGCTCTGCGTTACAGAGTTGTGTGTATCCGGCTCAAGTTGTGCGGATTGAACCCCTAAAGAATTATCGTCGTCCGCGATTTTGTCTGGAATTATCTAATGGTCAAATTCTTGTTGCCCGTAGAGTTGTTATAGCTAACGGCGGTGGAAGACCTCATTTCCCAGATTGGGTCGGGAAAATTCCTAAGAATTACCCCCCTGAACGATTGCTGCATTCTCATACTATTGACTTACGAAACTTGAAACTTCAAGGTGAGCGAGTTCTGATTATTGGAGGTGGGTTAACCAGTGGACATCTAGCAGTTGGTGCGATTTCTAGAGGCGCACAGGTTTTACTCATGTCACGACGAACTGTATATGGGAAGCTATTTGATGCTGATCCAGGTTGGCTTGGTCCTAAATACCTCAAAGGTTTCTCAGCAGAACCTGATTGGTATGTGCGCTCTGCGATGATTCAGCAAGCACGTAATGGTGGCTCGATGACTCCAGCGATGCTGACTCAACTACGGCGTAATGAACGCGATGGGCGTGTTGTATTTTATGAGCAGTGTCAGGTGTCTCAAGCTAAATGGAATGGCAATAGCTGGCAGGTTTATTGTGATAATCCAGCTATACATGAGTGCATTCACCATCAGAACATAGATCGCATTTGGTTAGCGACCGGAAGCCAAATAGATGCGACCAACCATCCCTTGCTTAAAGATGTTTTAGATACATATCCCACCGAAATTGTCAATGGATTACCTGTTTTGGATGAATACCTGCGCTTTTCTGGTTGTGAGCTATTTGTTATGGGTGGTTTAGCAGCATTGCGGGTGGGACCAACTGCACGAAATTTATCCGGTGCAAGGATGGCGAGCGATCGTATCGTCCCGGCGCTAACAAAATCCAGTATTTCACGGGTATAA
- a CDS encoding DedA family protein, which translates to MSEWITNTITSLGYLGIGLLMFLENLFPPIPSELIMPLAGFTVAKGRMELAPVILAGVIGTILGALPWYYVGKLVGEDNLKRLADKYGKWISVSSRDIEKADNWFDKHGQKAVLFCRLVPGVRTLISLPAGISGMPLVPFLIYSTIGTALWVSFLTLAGYALGDNYEIVEEYLGPVSKIVFVLLIVAFVVWVVNKRKKKH; encoded by the coding sequence ATGAGCGAGTGGATCACTAATACCATTACTTCTTTAGGCTATTTAGGAATTGGACTATTAATGTTCTTGGAAAATCTTTTTCCGCCAATTCCTTCAGAATTAATCATGCCATTAGCAGGATTCACAGTAGCTAAAGGCAGGATGGAGTTAGCACCTGTAATTTTAGCGGGAGTAATTGGCACAATATTAGGGGCGTTGCCTTGGTATTATGTAGGCAAGCTGGTAGGCGAGGATAACTTAAAACGGTTAGCTGACAAGTATGGTAAATGGATTTCAGTATCCAGCCGAGATATAGAAAAGGCGGATAACTGGTTTGACAAACATGGTCAAAAAGCTGTTTTATTTTGTAGGCTTGTCCCAGGAGTTCGTACTTTGATATCGCTACCAGCAGGGATTAGCGGTATGCCTTTAGTACCTTTTTTAATCTACTCAACTATAGGTACTGCATTATGGGTAAGTTTCTTAACATTGGCTGGCTATGCCTTGGGTGACAACTACGAGATTGTAGAGGAGTATCTTGGTCCTGTTTCTAAAATAGTGTTTGTGCTTCTAATAGTTGCTTTTGTTGTTTGGGTAGTTAATAAGAGAAAGAAAAAGCACTAA
- a CDS encoding pentapeptide repeat-containing protein, with protein sequence MSISGEEQNRKFITTEPLGKSGQKGEGKVWEAVKIAFADRNCLCYWRYPIFSQVGNIRKEPDILIADFDLGLIVIEVKSVTIEQIVNINGHRWEFNNFYTKFSNPYEQAENQLFALLGYCDREPLLRRKITGRTLVSLPLIAIEEWQQKGFDKLPSCPPIIFKNHLHLSKTNTHNHPLIQHIHKTTPVIKGKKLNDEQWKLLLAVLGGTPLFRKSINKVSAVNEIPTDIIPAEGTRGWVLSQIRQQLSELDLHQETIAKQIPPGLQRIRGIAGSGKTVLLCQKAAQMHLKYPEWDIALVFFSRSLYEPIIKEVNKWLRRFSSGEVQLNFSPVDGKLQSSKLKVLHAWGAKNQPGLYSTICEAAQVKPLTAYQTKSKQPHESLAEVCCLLFEDAIIPQIFDSILIDEGQDLIVDYELKFQDKQPFYWMAYQALKFVDPQYPEQRRLIWAYDESQSLSSLNIPTASELFGDELGHLVTGQYSDGIKKSEIIYRCYRTPSQIVTVAHALSMGLLRPGGMLSGITRTEDWKAIGYEVIGRFTRGQKITLQRINEDFPNLISKLWKKPLLEFEVYSSRQAEFSALADKILDNLKQDALKPNEDILVVVLGDFFDAVRLENHVASFLMQQGINIFIPGATECNILKPEPEKRDRNKFWCNGGVTVSRIHRAKGHEADMVYVVGCDRIAQDESNITLRNQLFVALTRTRGWANLSGIGKYPFYEEIRRVIASGDTFNFTFNHRPKREISVTDAGELLKRYAAGDRNFQGADLRGIQLAGADLSNANLINTQLCNADLSNAKLDGVKLAIADLTNANLTNASLRKAKLIGAILRDADLSNADLSFADLSDADLHNTNFVGANLNSTDLSGTSEA encoded by the coding sequence ATGAGTATTAGTGGTGAAGAACAAAACCGCAAGTTTATTACCACTGAACCATTAGGGAAAAGTGGACAAAAGGGTGAGGGGAAAGTTTGGGAGGCTGTTAAGATAGCTTTTGCAGATAGGAACTGTCTTTGCTATTGGCGCTATCCCATCTTTTCTCAAGTCGGAAATATTCGTAAAGAACCAGATATTTTAATTGCTGATTTTGATTTGGGCTTAATTGTAATTGAAGTTAAATCAGTTACGATTGAGCAGATAGTTAATATTAATGGTCATCGCTGGGAATTTAACAATTTTTATACGAAATTTAGTAATCCTTACGAGCAAGCAGAAAATCAATTATTTGCGTTATTGGGGTATTGCGATCGCGAACCACTTCTCCGCCGTAAAATAACAGGACGTACATTAGTATCTTTACCTTTAATTGCCATAGAAGAATGGCAACAAAAAGGTTTTGACAAACTTCCTAGCTGTCCACCAATTATATTTAAAAACCATCTACATTTATCCAAAACAAACACGCATAATCATCCCCTCATCCAGCATATTCACAAAACAACTCCAGTTATTAAAGGTAAAAAATTAAATGATGAACAATGGAAATTATTACTAGCAGTATTAGGTGGAACTCCACTTTTTCGTAAATCTATCAATAAAGTTTCAGCAGTTAATGAAATTCCTACAGATATAATACCAGCAGAAGGAACACGCGGATGGGTATTATCTCAGATACGCCAGCAATTATCAGAACTTGATTTACACCAAGAAACAATTGCTAAACAAATTCCCCCAGGGTTACAACGTATTCGAGGTATTGCAGGATCGGGAAAAACAGTATTACTCTGTCAAAAAGCCGCGCAAATGCACCTAAAATATCCAGAGTGGGATATTGCTTTAGTATTTTTTAGCCGTAGTCTTTACGAACCAATAATTAAAGAAGTAAATAAATGGTTGCGTCGGTTTAGTAGTGGAGAAGTACAGTTAAACTTCTCCCCTGTTGATGGAAAACTTCAATCTTCTAAATTAAAAGTATTACACGCTTGGGGTGCGAAAAATCAGCCTGGACTTTATAGCACTATTTGTGAAGCTGCTCAAGTAAAACCCCTCACAGCTTACCAAACAAAAAGCAAACAACCTCACGAAAGTTTGGCAGAAGTATGTTGTTTACTATTTGAAGATGCAATCATTCCCCAAATATTTGATTCTATTTTAATTGATGAAGGACAAGATTTAATTGTTGATTATGAGTTAAAATTTCAAGATAAGCAGCCTTTTTACTGGATGGCTTATCAAGCATTAAAATTTGTTGACCCACAATATCCAGAACAAAGGCGCTTAATTTGGGCTTATGATGAATCCCAAAGTTTATCAAGTTTAAATATTCCTACAGCAAGCGAATTATTTGGAGATGAGTTAGGTCATTTAGTAACAGGGCAATATTCAGATGGCATCAAAAAAAGTGAGATTATTTACCGATGCTACCGCACACCTAGCCAAATTGTAACAGTCGCTCATGCTTTGAGTATGGGTTTGCTACGTCCAGGGGGAATGCTATCAGGAATTACTCGAACTGAAGATTGGAAAGCTATCGGTTATGAAGTTATCGGGCGATTTACTCGTGGTCAAAAAATCACACTGCAACGTATTAATGAAGATTTTCCAAATTTGATATCTAAATTATGGAAAAAGCCTTTACTAGAGTTTGAAGTTTATAGTTCACGGCAAGCAGAATTTAGTGCTTTAGCAGATAAAATTTTAGATAATCTTAAACAAGATGCTCTCAAACCAAATGAAGATATTTTAGTAGTAGTTTTAGGTGATTTTTTCGACGCGGTAAGATTAGAAAATCATGTTGCTAGTTTTTTAATGCAACAAGGGATTAATATATTTATTCCTGGCGCTACTGAATGTAATATATTGAAACCAGAGCCAGAAAAACGCGATCGCAATAAGTTTTGGTGTAATGGTGGCGTAACAGTATCTCGTATCCACCGCGCCAAAGGACACGAAGCTGATATGGTTTATGTAGTAGGTTGCGATCGCATTGCTCAAGATGAAAGTAATATTACCCTGCGTAATCAACTATTTGTAGCCTTAACTAGAACAAGAGGTTGGGCAAATCTCAGTGGAATTGGTAAATATCCTTTTTATGAAGAAATTAGACGAGTAATTGCTAGTGGCGATACGTTTAATTTTACTTTTAATCATCGCCCCAAGCGAGAAATTAGCGTAACCGATGCAGGGGAACTACTCAAGCGATATGCAGCAGGGGACAGAAATTTTCAAGGCGCAGATTTGCGGGGTATTCAATTAGCTGGCGCAGATTTAAGTAATGCTAATTTGATTAATACTCAGTTGTGTAATGCAGATTTAAGTAATGCTAAATTAGATGGAGTAAAGTTGGCGATCGCCGATTTAACTAATGCTAATTTAACTAACGCAAGTTTGCGAAAAGCTAAGTTAATCGGTGCGATTTTGCGGGATGCAGATTTAAGTAATGCAGATTTAAGTTTTGCTGACTTAAGTGATGCCGATTTACATAATACTAATTTTGTAGGTGCAAATTTAAATTCTACAGATCTAAGTGGTACTTCAGAAGCATAG
- a CDS encoding B12-binding domain-containing radical SAM protein, whose translation MKVLLLYPLFPKSFWSFEKTLALLNYKAMLPPLGLVTVAAILPQEWEFKLVDRNIRTVTEAEWEWADLVILSAMIVQKEDLQAQIREAKGRGKLVAVGGPYPTAIPDDSLSAGADFLILDEGEITLPLFIAAIERGDRSGIFRSGGEKPDVSFTPIPRFDLLELDAYSEMSVQFSRGCPFQCEFCDIIVLYGRKPRTKTPTQLLAELERLYELGWRRSIFMVDDNFIGNKRNVKLFLKELKPWMVEHNYPFSFATEASVDLANDQELMDLMVQCNFGAVFLGIETPDEESLTLTHKFQNTRDSLSEAVNSITRSGLRVMAGFIIGFDGEKAGAGGRIVKFVEQTAIPTALFSMLQALPDTALWHRLEKEGRLRAKSANINQTTLMNFVPTRPVQDIAREYVEAFWELYEPKRFLDRAYRHYRMLGEATYPKKGKRDAKKVNWVTIRALLIICWRQGVVRNTRWQFWRNLFNMLRHNPGGVSSYLAVCAQIEHFVEYREIVREQIEAQVGKFLEAEAKQTVLPIEMAKSEQLSKSA comes from the coding sequence ATGAAAGTTTTACTGCTATATCCGCTATTTCCCAAAAGCTTTTGGTCTTTTGAAAAAACCCTAGCTTTACTAAACTATAAAGCAATGCTACCGCCACTAGGTTTAGTGACTGTAGCGGCAATTTTGCCTCAAGAGTGGGAATTTAAATTAGTAGACCGCAATATTCGTACAGTTACAGAAGCCGAATGGGAATGGGCTGATTTAGTAATTCTTTCGGCGATGATTGTGCAGAAAGAGGATTTGCAAGCCCAAATTCGGGAGGCTAAAGGCAGAGGTAAGCTTGTTGCAGTTGGTGGCCCCTATCCTACTGCTATACCTGATGATTCCTTATCGGCTGGGGCTGATTTTTTGATTTTGGACGAAGGGGAAATCACTCTGCCTTTATTTATAGCAGCAATTGAACGGGGCGATCGCTCTGGTATATTTCGCTCTGGCGGAGAAAAACCCGACGTTAGTTTTACCCCGATTCCCCGCTTTGATTTGCTAGAACTCGACGCTTATTCAGAAATGTCTGTGCAGTTCTCGCGCGGTTGTCCATTTCAGTGCGAATTCTGCGACATTATTGTGCTGTATGGTCGGAAACCTCGAACTAAAACGCCTACCCAACTTTTAGCAGAACTAGAACGCCTTTATGAACTTGGTTGGCGGCGCAGTATTTTCATGGTGGATGACAACTTTATTGGGAATAAGCGCAACGTCAAATTATTTTTGAAGGAACTGAAGCCTTGGATGGTTGAACATAACTATCCTTTCTCCTTTGCAACAGAAGCTTCAGTTGACTTAGCTAACGACCAAGAACTGATGGATTTAATGGTTCAGTGTAATTTTGGGGCAGTATTTTTAGGAATTGAAACCCCAGATGAAGAGAGTTTAACTTTAACTCATAAATTCCAAAATACACGGGACTCTCTCAGCGAAGCAGTAAACTCTATTACCCGTAGCGGGTTGCGGGTGATGGCGGGATTCATCATTGGATTTGATGGAGAAAAGGCAGGGGCTGGTGGGCGAATTGTGAAGTTTGTTGAGCAAACAGCGATTCCCACTGCACTATTTAGTATGTTGCAAGCTTTACCTGATACTGCACTTTGGCATCGACTGGAAAAAGAGGGACGGCTACGCGCTAAATCAGCGAATATTAATCAAACAACTTTGATGAACTTCGTGCCAACTCGACCAGTACAAGATATTGCCAGGGAATATGTCGAGGCATTTTGGGAATTGTACGAGCCAAAACGGTTTTTAGATCGGGCTTATCGCCACTACCGGATGTTAGGAGAAGCAACTTACCCTAAAAAAGGTAAGAGAGATGCTAAAAAGGTGAATTGGGTCACGATTCGCGCGTTACTAATTATTTGTTGGCGACAAGGGGTAGTTCGTAATACTCGCTGGCAATTCTGGCGCAATCTGTTCAATATGTTGCGGCATAATCCAGGTGGTGTAAGTAGTTATTTAGCTGTTTGCGCTCAGATTGAACATTTTGTAGAGTATCGCGAGATTGTCCGAGAGCAAATTGAGGCTCAAGTAGGTAAGTTTCTGGAAGCAGAAGCTAAACAGACAGTATTGCCTATAGAAATGGCAAAATCCGAGCAGCTAAGTAAATCGGCGTAG
- a CDS encoding alpha/beta hydrolase, whose translation MVKLFKVGYFGLTLFISAAVLFLSAWIVIPAPTSLLLPLGVGAPEISPILAVGNAIALLLSLPGSKHSWLSRFALFCSALGLILSTIPLVQLPSTLTSSNKAMQAALGSGYMEKVPQQLQAQMRPHPFVLTEVFTGITDSKVRQTSGIRFATPDGVPLSLEIYRPISVGKYPTIVTIYGGSWQRGSPVNDAAFNRYMAARGYTVIAVDYRHSPKYRFPAQLEDVQTALSFIRDHAQEYEVDSERIALLGRSAGAHLAMLAAYQKDAAPIKAVVSYYGPVDLVRGYTDPPFPNPINTNAVLEAFLGGSPKEFPLLYQQASPISYVTPGLPPTLLIYGGRDHLVEAKYGESLYQRLRDAGNTVLFLEIPWAEHAFDAIYSGISNQLALYYTERFLAWALQN comes from the coding sequence GTGGTGAAACTCTTTAAAGTTGGATATTTCGGGCTGACTTTGTTTATAAGTGCAGCAGTTTTATTTCTAAGCGCGTGGATTGTGATTCCGGCTCCTACCTCTTTGCTACTACCTTTAGGAGTAGGTGCGCCAGAGATTAGCCCAATACTAGCGGTGGGAAATGCGATCGCTCTATTATTATCCTTACCAGGCAGTAAGCACAGTTGGTTATCTCGCTTCGCCTTATTTTGTAGCGCACTGGGATTAATTTTAAGTACCATCCCCCTAGTACAACTGCCCAGCACCTTAACAAGCTCAAATAAGGCGATGCAAGCGGCACTAGGCTCAGGCTACATGGAAAAAGTGCCGCAACAGCTACAGGCACAAATGCGCCCCCATCCCTTTGTCTTAACTGAGGTATTTACAGGAATTACTGATAGCAAGGTACGCCAAACTTCAGGTATTCGCTTTGCTACTCCCGACGGTGTGCCTTTAAGCTTGGAAATTTACCGCCCAATCTCAGTAGGGAAGTATCCCACAATCGTCACTATTTATGGTGGTTCATGGCAACGCGGTAGTCCCGTTAATGATGCAGCCTTTAATCGCTACATGGCGGCACGGGGTTATACAGTAATTGCAGTTGACTACCGACACTCCCCTAAATATCGCTTTCCAGCCCAACTTGAAGATGTACAAACAGCTTTATCTTTTATTAGAGATCATGCACAAGAGTATGAGGTAGACTCTGAACGGATAGCATTATTGGGACGCTCTGCTGGCGCTCACCTAGCAATGCTTGCAGCTTATCAAAAAGATGCAGCACCGATTAAAGCAGTAGTTAGTTACTATGGTCCTGTGGACTTGGTTCGAGGCTACACTGATCCGCCGTTTCCAAATCCGATTAATACCAATGCAGTTTTAGAAGCTTTTCTGGGGGGTTCTCCCAAAGAATTCCCTTTGCTGTATCAACAAGCTTCTCCTATTAGTTATGTTACGCCAGGTTTACCGCCAACTTTGCTGATATATGGTGGACGCGATCATCTTGTGGAAGCAAAGTATGGCGAAAGTTTGTATCAACGCCTGCGCGATGCGGGAAATACTGTTTTATTTTTAGAAATTCCTTGGGCTGAACACGCTTTTGATGCTATTTATAGTGGTATCAGTAATCAGTTAGCCCTCTACTATACGGAACGCTTTCTCGCTTGGGCATTGCAAAATTAA